In Leucobacter denitrificans, the genomic window CGCCCAGGCACTCATCGCTCTCTCGCGTGACTCGCGTGAGCACGTCGACAGCACGCTGACGGCCGGGCTCGCTGCCGGTGGCAAGGAGCCCCGCGATCCACAGGACTACGGGTTCATGTACTCGCGAACCATGGAAGATCCCGACGGGAACATTCTCGAGTTCATGTACATGGAGCCGCAGGCCGCCGAAGAAGGCCCTGAAGCCTATGTCGCGGAGCACGGAGAGGGCCCCGATCAGGTGCCGGGTTACTGAGCGCCTCGCTGCGCCAGATCAGCCCGTAAAGTCTCAGGCGAAAACGTCGAGCTTGCCGTAGCGCTCGGCGAGCAGGTAGTACACGGTGAGGCGCTGCGCGCACCCGTCAACCTGATCGCCGACGTCTGCGATCGCCTCATCGATGAGGGCGTCTGCGGCGGCGATGCCGAGTTTGCCCTTTACGAAGGTCTCTCGCACCATTGCGAGATCTGACCGATCGCTATAGGCCACCATGCGCGTGTCTTCGTTGCTCAGCGCGCGGGCAAAAGCCTTCTCCATATTGGTTACGACTGATTCGTTCGCCCCAGGGGCGTACTTCTTGATGTCTTCAAGTGCACTCATGCAGCATGATTCCTTCCCCAGAAAAGTCAGGTCCCCCGCAGGACCTGTCCTCATTCTGGCCCTTATCGGCGAAAAGATACAGAGGCAAATCATAAAAGCCGCGGTGCAAAACACGCAAAAACACGACTGGCCCGGTTCAAAAACGAACCGAGCCAGTCTGTGAATAGGCGATTACTTGCCCGTGTAGTAGCTATCTGCAACGTCGAGCGCCGCATCGATGATGTCGAGGCCGCGCACGAGATCTTCCTCGCTCGTCACGAGCGGAGGAGCAACCTGCAGACGGTTGCCTGCCGCGAACGGCCAGAGCCCCGCCTGCTTGCACGCAGCGACCACTGCATTGAACGGTGCCGCAGCCTCGCCTGACGCGTTGAACGGTACGAGCGGTTCGCGGGTCTCGCGATCCACAACGAGTTCAAGTGCCCAGAAGAAGCCCTTGCCTCGAACTTCGCCGACCGACTTGTGCTTCTCAGCAAGCTGACGCAGACGCGGCTCGATGACGCGCTCACCCAGGTCGCGAACCCTCTCGAGAATGCCCTCTTCTTCGAAAATGTCGAAGGTGGCAACGCCCGAGGCGCACGCGAGTGGGTGACCCGAGTAGGTGAGGCCGCCCGGGAACGAGCGATCCACGAAGGTGTTGTGGATCTCTTCAGAGATCACCACGC contains:
- a CDS encoding DUF2853 family protein, whose amino-acid sequence is MSALEDIKKYAPGANESVVTNMEKAFARALSNEDTRMVAYSDRSDLAMVRETFVKGKLGIAAADALIDEAIADVGDQVDGCAQRLTVYYLLAERYGKLDVFA
- a CDS encoding VOC family protein → MIFVNLTTTDLDRSRSFYTALGCDINPAFTDENAACIVWDENTFFMVLTHAHFSQFTDKQIVDPHTSAQALIALSRDSREHVDSTLTAGLAAGGKEPRDPQDYGFMYSRTMEDPDGNILEFMYMEPQAAEEGPEAYVAEHGEGPDQVPGY